The Micrococcales bacterium genome includes a region encoding these proteins:
- a CDS encoding beta-lactamase family protein, with amino-acid sequence MRIGRVLTATMAAAMVLGGAPAVNAVQPAKKQPPSFDTTIREGRKAVRSALKQTKSTSASVALVSDGKVVWSQTFGRINPAGKKPSPTTQFGVGSVSKVVTTMAVMQLVDAGKVSLDAPVTRYIPDFSMKSPQYRQITVRMLLNHSAGVPGTDYADAWSNEPIPSYVDRALGGLANSHLKTTPGAMNVYCNDCFTLAGEVVERVSGVPFQDYVTANILKPLGMGHSRYQTSVPAPGNVAPIIQGGKAQPIEITNLFASVASSPRPKTWLSSPESS; translated from the coding sequence ATGCGCATCGGCAGGGTTCTGACAGCCACGATGGCCGCGGCGATGGTGCTCGGAGGCGCACCAGCCGTCAACGCCGTTCAACCGGCGAAGAAGCAGCCCCCGTCTTTCGACACCACGATCAGGGAGGGTCGCAAGGCCGTCCGGTCCGCCCTTAAGCAGACCAAGTCGACGTCGGCGTCGGTGGCTTTGGTGTCGGACGGCAAGGTCGTGTGGAGCCAGACCTTCGGTCGCATCAACCCGGCCGGCAAGAAGCCCTCGCCGACCACGCAGTTCGGGGTCGGGTCGGTGAGCAAGGTGGTCACCACGATGGCTGTGATGCAGTTGGTGGACGCCGGCAAGGTCTCACTGGACGCTCCGGTGACGCGCTACATCCCGGACTTCTCAATGAAGTCGCCGCAGTACAGGCAGATCACCGTGCGGATGCTGCTGAACCATTCCGCCGGTGTCCCCGGCACCGACTACGCCGACGCCTGGAGCAACGAGCCGATCCCCTCCTACGTTGATCGGGCCCTCGGGGGGTTGGCGAACTCGCACCTGAAGACCACCCCGGGTGCGATGAACGTCTACTGCAACGACTGCTTCACGTTGGCCGGGGAGGTCGTCGAACGGGTGTCGGGGGTGCCGTTCCAGGACTACGTGACCGCCAATATCTTGAAGCCGCTGGGCATGGGTCACTCCCGGTACCAGACGTCGGTGCCGGCGCCGGGAAACGTCGCCCCGATCATTCAAGGAGGCAAGGCGCAGCCCATCGAGATCACCAACCTGTTCGCCTCGGTGGCCTCGTCTCCACGTCCAAAGACATGGCTCAGCTCGCCAGAGTCTTCATGA
- a CDS encoding DUF1298 domain-containing protein → MTVASGDLAAIRATAHQTGATVNDALVSAVVGALHACLERRGEDPPPFVLAVPVAVRRGTTADDVGNAFTEARARVPGGGMPRERLANVAAIMRERKAAVMQPAALFVAAPAVRAMVAVGIYGWYMRRQRYLHTVLTNLRGPALRVTLAGAPITRMLPLAVGGGGNVTVTFAALSYAGTFAVTVTADPAVTPDLGLLTADLQAELDQLGG, encoded by the coding sequence GTGACCGTGGCAAGCGGTGATCTCGCAGCGATCCGCGCCACCGCGCACCAGACTGGCGCCACGGTCAACGACGCCCTCGTGAGCGCCGTCGTTGGTGCACTGCACGCATGCCTGGAGCGGCGCGGGGAGGACCCCCCGCCATTTGTGCTCGCAGTGCCGGTGGCCGTGCGTCGCGGGACGACCGCAGACGATGTGGGCAATGCCTTCACGGAGGCCCGAGCGCGCGTCCCCGGGGGAGGCATGCCACGCGAGCGGCTCGCCAACGTCGCGGCGATCATGCGGGAGCGCAAGGCCGCCGTGATGCAACCGGCGGCCCTGTTCGTGGCTGCGCCGGCTGTCCGGGCGATGGTGGCCGTCGGAATCTACGGGTGGTACATGCGGCGCCAGCGCTATCTGCACACAGTGCTGACGAACCTGCGCGGCCCGGCCCTGCGGGTCACGTTGGCGGGTGCACCGATCACGAGGATGCTGCCGCTGGCGGTCGGCGGCGGAGGCAACGTCACTGTCACGTTCGCCGCACTCTCCTACGCGGGTACCTTCGCCGTCACGGTGACCGCAGACCCCGCGGTGACCCCCGACCTCGGTCTGCTGACCGCCGATCTGCAGGCGGAACTGGACCAACTCGGCGGGTAG